A window of the Rhizobium viscosum genome harbors these coding sequences:
- a CDS encoding CDP-alcohol phosphatidyltransferase family protein, with amino-acid sequence MMETGDRRPLASRNTRWAGAIARWMAARAITPNQISQASILAAAIAGGTFYLAGQTTGLPRAGYLLLAVLFCQARLLCNLFDGMVAVEGGKGEADGPFWNEFPDRIADLMIFAGVGYGIDMPGLGWAAGAFAVLTAYVRELGRATGNPSDFSGPMAKQHRMATITAAGLASLLEPLWSGQNQILTIGLCVIAVGAALTTIRRSKTLVMRLKRR; translated from the coding sequence ATGATGGAGACAGGAGACAGGAGACCTCTGGCGAGCCGCAATACCCGCTGGGCGGGCGCAATTGCCCGATGGATGGCCGCGCGGGCCATCACGCCGAACCAGATCTCGCAAGCCAGCATACTGGCGGCAGCAATCGCCGGCGGCACTTTCTATCTAGCGGGTCAGACAACGGGTTTGCCACGTGCCGGCTACCTGCTGCTGGCCGTTCTATTCTGCCAGGCGCGCCTTCTTTGTAATTTGTTCGACGGCATGGTCGCCGTCGAAGGTGGAAAGGGAGAGGCTGACGGTCCGTTCTGGAACGAGTTCCCGGATCGCATCGCCGACCTGATGATATTCGCCGGCGTCGGTTATGGCATCGACATGCCGGGACTCGGCTGGGCGGCCGGTGCCTTCGCCGTGTTGACAGCCTATGTCCGGGAACTCGGCCGCGCCACCGGCAATCCCAGCGATTTCTCCGGCCCGATGGCCAAGCAGCACCGGATGGCGACGATCACGGCGGCGGGATTGGCATCCCTTCTCGAGCCGTTATGGAGCGGGCAGAACCAGATCCTGACGATCGGTCTCTGCGTAATAGCGGTGGGAGCAGCCCTCACAACGATCCGTCGCTCGAAGACATTGGTAATGCGCCTCAAGCGTCGCTGA
- a CDS encoding methyl-accepting chemotaxis protein, translating to MNFRFRIGTRLYAGFGFLLLLMIGLTLFSVSKMNDVNYDLMQINEVNSVKQRFAINFRGSVHDRSIAIRDVVLREDPAGRQAAIDLIAKLATTYAENEQKMNAMISVPGAATEPEKAIVAEIADIQAKTNPVVADIIARQMANDGVQAKKILLDQAAPLFVSWLKAINKFIDYQENLNKSVGGNVSSVVAGFQTLALGSLGCAVLLAVTAAFLATRSITLPMAKLQLALIRMAEGNTESTGNLEARSDEVGDLAKAVGAVRDAVTAEAEARAEADARRAASENAQLEATAAEREALSSQTNDAVRQLGHALEEMAAGNLDIRLDRPFAASLDMLRVNFNNSVQQLQIALQTISENALSIDAGAREISDGSNDLARRTEQQAASIEQTAAALDEISTTVQDSTRRAEEAGSLVARTRANAERSGEVVRRAVSAMSQIEGSSNEINNIISVIDDIAFQTNLLALNAGVEAARAGEAGKGFAVVAQEVRELAQRSANAAKEIKQLISNSGDQVRSGVTLVGETGTALSEIVSEVQEINRHVSSIVEAAKEQSTALKEINAAVNSLDQSTQKNAAMVEETSAASHKLADEASSLTGQLSKFRFQGSGGQVVSHRTPQRNAPVAIVRKVASAFGGGAAAEEWREF from the coding sequence ATGAATTTTCGATTTCGTATCGGAACTCGTCTGTATGCGGGTTTTGGTTTTCTGCTTCTGTTGATGATCGGACTGACACTCTTTTCGGTCTCGAAGATGAATGACGTCAACTATGATCTGATGCAGATCAACGAGGTGAACAGCGTCAAGCAACGCTTCGCCATCAACTTCCGCGGCAGCGTTCACGATCGTTCGATTGCGATCCGCGATGTCGTGTTGCGCGAAGACCCGGCTGGGCGCCAGGCGGCAATCGATCTGATCGCCAAGCTTGCGACGACTTATGCGGAAAACGAGCAGAAGATGAACGCCATGATCTCGGTGCCGGGCGCGGCCACCGAGCCCGAAAAGGCGATCGTTGCGGAAATCGCCGATATCCAGGCGAAGACCAATCCGGTTGTCGCTGATATCATTGCCCGCCAAATGGCCAACGATGGCGTTCAGGCCAAGAAGATCCTGCTCGATCAGGCGGCGCCGCTCTTCGTCAGCTGGCTCAAGGCCATCAACAAATTCATCGACTATCAGGAAAACTTGAACAAGTCGGTCGGTGGTAACGTCAGCAGCGTCGTCGCAGGCTTCCAGACGCTGGCGCTCGGTTCGCTGGGTTGCGCGGTGCTTCTTGCCGTTACGGCCGCATTCCTGGCGACCCGGTCGATTACCTTGCCTATGGCGAAGCTCCAGCTTGCCCTCATACGCATGGCTGAAGGCAATACCGAGAGCACCGGCAATCTCGAAGCACGCAGCGACGAAGTTGGCGATCTGGCCAAGGCTGTCGGTGCGGTGCGTGACGCGGTAACCGCAGAGGCAGAGGCGCGTGCCGAAGCCGATGCCCGACGTGCCGCCAGTGAGAATGCGCAGCTCGAGGCAACAGCGGCAGAGCGCGAGGCACTGTCGTCGCAAACCAACGATGCAGTGCGTCAGCTTGGGCATGCTCTCGAAGAGATGGCGGCCGGCAATCTCGACATCCGTCTCGACAGGCCTTTTGCGGCGTCGCTGGACATGCTGCGCGTCAACTTCAACAATTCCGTCCAACAGCTTCAGATAGCCTTGCAAACCATCAGCGAAAACGCGCTTTCAATTGATGCGGGCGCCCGAGAAATCAGCGATGGTTCCAACGATCTTGCGCGGCGGACAGAGCAGCAGGCGGCATCGATCGAACAGACCGCTGCGGCACTTGACGAAATCTCGACGACTGTCCAGGACTCCACTCGTCGCGCCGAAGAGGCCGGCAGCCTTGTTGCCAGAACACGGGCTAACGCCGAGCGATCGGGCGAAGTCGTCAGGCGCGCCGTCTCAGCGATGAGCCAAATCGAAGGTTCTTCCAACGAGATCAACAACATCATCAGCGTTATCGACGATATCGCCTTCCAGACCAACTTGCTTGCGCTGAATGCCGGTGTTGAAGCTGCCCGTGCAGGAGAGGCCGGCAAGGGTTTTGCGGTTGTCGCGCAAGAAGTTCGCGAGTTGGCGCAGCGCTCCGCCAACGCAGCCAAGGAGATCAAGCAGTTGATCAGCAATTCCGGCGATCAAGTGCGCTCTGGCGTCACGCTCGTCGGCGAAACAGGAACGGCTCTGAGCGAGATCGTCAGCGAGGTGCAGGAGATCAACCGGCATGTCAGTTCGATTGTCGAGGCCGCGAAGGAACAGTCGACCGCATTGAAAGAAATCAATGCGGCTGTGAATTCGCTCGATCAGTCGACGCAGAAGAATGCGGCAATGGTGGAAGAGACATCCGCCGCCAGCCACAAGCTTGCCGATGAAGCCAGCTCACTCACAGGCCAATTGTCCAAGTTCCGCTTCCAAGGCTCCGGCGGACAGGTGGTCTCCCATAGAACGCCGCAGCGCAACGCGCCGGTCGCAATTGTTCGCAAGGTGGCATCCGCCTTTGGCGGTGGCGCGGCAGCCGAAGAATGGCGGGAGTTTTAA
- a CDS encoding copper-binding protein: MEAATAQRHRFAQEFTKGVVNKVDANAKKVAIKHEDLKSLDMPAMTTVFRKRSARPTAIALQRRLKIDYRRVRPGCSLSRQGPMLRSDG, translated from the coding sequence ATAGAGGCTGCCACCGCCCAGAGACACAGATTCGCCCAGGAATTCACCAAGGGCGTCGTCAACAAGGTCGACGCCAATGCGAAGAAGGTCGCCATCAAGCATGAGGACCTGAAGAGCCTTGATATGCCAGCGATGACGACGGTCTTCCGCAAACGGTCGGCGCGCCCAACCGCCATTGCATTGCAACGGCGGTTGAAGATTGATTATCGCAGAGTCCGACCGGGGTGCAGCCTGTCGAGACAGGGCCCGATG